Genomic DNA from Oncorhynchus clarkii lewisi isolate Uvic-CL-2024 chromosome 28, UVic_Ocla_1.0, whole genome shotgun sequence:
CCCAGACCTGCCATCCTCCTGGGTAATTATGTGTGAAACACATCTCACTGTCTTAGAAATGCCTCGAACATGATGAAAACAAGCCCTCAGGGTGAAAATCTCCTTTAACATAAAACACTGACATCTCACTGGTGTGGGGGTAAGTCTCTATGTAAAGGCACCAATAATTTGGAACTATGGATCTGTGAATGCCATCTAGTGGTCTTTCTTGATCTCAAGCAAGGATACCTGGCTTTGACAGATAAAATAATCTCACAtgcagtcggtcagtcagtcggtcagtcagtcggACTCTGTGCAGTCAGTTGTTGAGCCTTTCTTTGGTTCTTCCCACGGTGACACAGTAGTATGTAATAGTTACACTCATGTGTAACACAGTAGTAACACATATGGTTTTGCAATATCATTTTAAACATGGACAGAATACATTCATGTCAATGAAGCCGTAATCAAAAAAGAAAACGGACCCTGATTTAAGGTAGTTTCTGAATCATTTAATCTTTAAATGACAAGTTAATTGATAGTCAATTATAGAAAGTGAAAGGGCTGCTTTACAGAATAACCCAAATGCATCTTAAACACAGCCCATCTCGGGCCCCCAGTCAACAGCCACCAACACTACTGGCCCAACCTAACCTAAGGAAAGGAAAGCAAGCAGTCATATAGATCTAAACTCATTTAAATGCCATGTAAGACAGGGTTGTGGTTTGTTGTTTACCACCACTCACACTACTGTCTTCTTCCTCTATCACACCAGCATCGCTTTCTTCTGCACCTTGATGGTCTCATAGGTGTCCTGACCTTTATGGGTCAAACCCTGTGAGAGGAAGAACAATGAGGGACTTGAAAACAACTTGAAATCCTTAAAACTGCAATACTCTTTATCATTTATGATATACTGTAAGTCATAATAAGAATAAGAAAAATGATCTTACTGCGTAAAGTCCCTCTCCTTTCTGTAAAATGGAAATTACGAGAGCTGTTATCTGCGTTGTTATCTGCAGAaggcacacatgcacatgcacacacacacacaatttatttTATCAGAAGAACATTTAACAGAAGAACATCATTCCTCATTTCTCCTTCCGTCTTTCTCATGTTCTCCTTCTCTACTTCTTTTTATCGGCAAAGACAGGAATTGGTGTAAAAGACTAGACACAGAGGGTGATGATGCGACCGTTTAAAGCTTTCACTACTCTTAGCTTCCACTGTAATTTGATTTTCTTTCAACGCATCTATCTACCGGGGTATTTCTGTATAACAGGATATAGTGTTGCATTTTAGTCTGACTGTAATGGAAACTGTGTTTATAAGTGGCAGGGTTGGTGGTCAGTTCTTGTTAACAGGAAATTATCACAGTTGCTGAAGGAGGGGGACGAAAAGCAGAACTGTGGACTTCGAGGTGACATGGTAAGACGGCATATGACTTAACATATTCCTCTTGCATAGCTAATTTGTTGAACAACCAGGATGAAACATTTCGCCAGCTGAATTTGATCAACATTCAGATGTATACATATATTTTTGGGTTTGTAAAGAAAGCTAGTTGAATATTGGTTATTGAGAATATTGTGTAAATTATACATGCCCAATACACAttcactttctctctcgctctttctttctctccatcttacatacgcacacacatttttattgtaCCTGTGGATACCCGCCAGTGACCTGTGGAGGTCCGCCATTGTTTATGTAGATGGGATGCATCTGAGGAACATGATAAATATCATTTTAATTAAACAGCTGTGTGAATGTGAAACATATTCTATTTATGTGGGAGCTGGTCTTTAATTGGTGTGGCATTTATATTCTTATTGATGTTTTGAATGTGCTATTATTATTGAAATATAAATAGAATTTTACAGTATGAATATTGTTAATATGTCATGGAGATATGTGTGCACTGCATACCCTGATGTATCATATGTTTTGTGGATGGTGGGATGATTTATAATGTGTTATAGAGCGTTTACAATTCCTTACCCTCAGTCTGCAGTACAAGATGGTGAGAAGGACGCCGTAGATCACGAGAATCCCATCCAGGATATAACACAGTTTCCCGTCTGGCACTTGGGCCTCTGCACACATTATGGGATCACattgcatcatcatcatcatcactatcccATCATcaggtaaaaaaatgttttatcttcCATAAGTCTACTATTTGTATCTGTAATTATCAcagtacactgagtatacatgcccctctatgtgtgtgtgtgtatatatatatatatatatatatatatatatatatatatatatatatatatatatatatataaatatcccTGTCCATGATGGAATAAAAAATGTGCTGAAcatcataatgtaaaataaaacAGGATTCTCACCTGCCATGCTGAAGTTCAAGAGTAGAGCGACCAAGATCAGAGATCCCCGAAACATCTTCGTAGCAGGCACAAAATGAAAGACACGGTTAAAGAGAGTAGATGGAGAGTTGGAGTACTTGGTGTTATTTCAATGGCTGACTGTGGGTTTCTGACACCTCTGAACAGAAAGTGCAGAGAGCTCTAGCAGGAAGTTATGGGCTCATACTGGTGTCCGTTTTTATATGCTAAAACCACATGCTTGTCCCCTTCCCACCCACAGATATACAGTACTTGTTAACTTCAGTGAGATGAGAAGATGGaaacacaaacatgtacacattTATGATGCATACATTATTACACTGTGCCTGGATACCTCATTATGTACCATACTGTAATTCAAAAGAATGGATACTGTGTAAGGCTACTTGTTAGTGTGATTAACTTTCTTTAAAGTTCTGAtgtaaatataaaataatatggtGGTCTGAAACATAAACTTCAACATAGTATGATATACGTACATACACATGGCTAAATAAGAAGTGACTTTTCAGGGTGTTGACATGGTGTTGCATGTTGTCACTAAAGCATTGTTCACACTTCAGGtcttaatgctcaaatcagttttgtttttcaaatttgTTTAGGAATattgactgtccaaacagcaggTTACAAGTAACCAAATCGGATTTGTGcatgttcagacagcagtcattcGCTGACATGGCTACACTATTTGTCGTAGTAGTGACAGGCGTGTGCacagtggtgtaggctgattggtggtggtgctccTGCTTCCTATCACACATaagttatgtagcaagctaaggtgacaacaatgcctgccTTGGATGTTTCCCAGTTgatttgaatgttcaaaatcatatTGTAAGAACCCTTTAAAAGCCTCAAAGGATATGATCCAACTTTCTAAATGAGTTTCCCTAGCCatagcagtcaactagctaggtagcttttttgctttctagcacattcactaCTTTGTAAACAATTATCTAGTTACctaccacatgttcttgtcaacaaaatagctagcaagcaacaagatatgccaAATAACATTCTAAAAATCACTTGagggcaaataaatcagatttgaccgttcagacacaaGTCGCATGGCCAGgtatcaatcaaatttatttataaaccctcagctgatgtcacaaagtgctatacagaaacccagcctaaaaccctaaacagcaggcaatgcaaatgtagaagcatggtggctaggaaaaactccctgtaaaggcaggaacctaggaagaaacctagagaggaaccaggctatgaggggtggccagccctcttctggctgtgctgggtggagattataacagtacatggccaagatgttcaaatgttcatagatgaccagcagggtcaaataataataattacagtggttggtcagcacctcaggagtaaatgtcagttggcttttcatagccgagcattcagagttcaagacagcaggtgcggtagagagagtcgaaaacagcaggtccaggacaaggtagcacatccggtgaacaggtcaaggttccatagccgcaggcagttCAGTTGAAACTGTATCAGATTTGTCTCTAGAAATTCCTATTCCATGTTCTTTTTGACTGTTCAGACCACAGGAAATTTAACAGATTCGAATCAGAAATGCCAAATAATAGGatgagtcacttcaaactgccaatgtgCAGTTTGAAGTAGCTTTAGCTTAAGAGCTATATTAAATTGAATAATGGGGTACTGtgcacacacaaaaaatacaATGGAACTGATcaggaaaaaaaatgttttaggtAAGAAAGGGAAGTTTAAACTCAATCTGAATTATTTTTTATCCTTCTCTGAATTATGAAGGAGCCCTGAGATCAGGGATTAGATATACTGTAGATTGTTCCTTGTTTAAAGACCTCACATATTCCATTAAGTCTTTAATCATCTTCTAATCAGTAGGTTTACCATACTCTTTTTGCTAACAGGGCAGGATAATGATAACCTCTTACAACTATCTGGAACTCTCCCAAGATTACATTCTGTTCCACTACACAGATTTCAGCAGTAATCAGTCTAGTAATATGAGGCTAGGAAAATGACAGACAGGGCTTCACACAATCACAACTCGGGTGTGTGTGAgaaaaaggagtgagagagagaacgggtgCACAGGAAAATGGTTTAATAATGTCAAAAACATCTAGCACACTATACAAGCTACTATtattaataaaataaacaatgcAAGTCAAATGTACACGTGTACAAGCTGTCCTCTTTTCCAAAAGTAAATGTTTAATTTTTATTGAATTGCATTATAACTTaggcatctttaaaaaaaaaaagaaacaaacaagCTCATCATATAAAATGTACCTAAACCCTAAATTCTAGAATCCATAaaaaactggaacaaccatttgcGTTCTGTCATCCAGATGTTCTCGTCAGTTATGTCAACTAGTTCTGAACTTTGTTTCATTGGTTGTTCTCACAGAAATGAAGGGCATTTCTGCTTGAATTAAAATGACTGGCAGTCATAGTGGCTCAGTTGTCCAAAAGAAGGTAGACAACAGTTTGGAGCAGTTCAAGTCTCAACACCAGGCTGCCAGTTACAGTATGTCTTGGTTAGAACCGAGAAGTTTAGTGTTCAGAGAAGTGGTTCTTTGCCAGAGATGACCGGAAAGCGTTTCGTAGTTCACACATGGGTAAGGCTGTTGGATGCCGCAATCATACTGTGCTCGTTTTAATATGTGGCACAATCTGGTGATTTGCTACAACTGCAGAGGACTTGCAGTGAGGATACAATCACATGTTCCTGGtcagagggagatggatggaggacagTGGACACAGGGTAAAGACAAGAGGAGTCCGTTCAAAAAAGCTTAATTGAACTACAGGTTATTCAGGACAGTCTGTCTGAGAAAGCTGTCCCAAGGCAGGGATGTATTCTCAGATTTCCTCATTCAATGTTACCAAAATCATGATAACGTGTGTAAAAAGGCAAGCATAAAATGAAATGTGAGCCACATATACACAGAATATATGACTCCTTACAACATACAGTCTCAGGTACAACAAGCTCAGGAATGTAGTTCCTTCCCAAACAGATGAAGACAGTTGGCCTACAGGCAAGAAGAAAAACCTTAACTCAATACGTATACATTCAGTAATATAAAAAAGTCACACCCTATATAAAACAGGCCTAGTCATCACTTCAAGCACAACACACTGGCAATGAGTAGAAGCAGTATACCAACTTTGCAGTCAGCTGActtatattttagtcatttagcagacactcttatccagagtgacttacaggagcagttatggtaaagtgccttgctcaagggcacagatttCCCAACTGGTCGGctcgggattcgaaccagcaaccttttggttacaggcCCAACGCTTTTAACCGTCAGCCTGCCTGCCACCTTTGAGAGTTGTACTCTGATTGGTCATTTTGTAAGACATGACAGAGCCCCTCTAACggggtcatggctagaagggatccagcttttgtcaaattaacgttaggttgacttttcgtagcaggttaggagaattaacataccAGGTTAAGataattaggttaagggttagctaaaatgcaacttttgatgttaatttgacaaaagctgtatccatTCTAGCCATgaccatctggcagtcagatgTGACGAGTCTACTACACAGTGATGTATTCCAGTGGTTACAGTCAAAGTAGCAATAATTGCTGTTATTCATGAGAATAAATGTAGGCCAATGCTCCCTTTGGAAAAACAAGGGAATTTTACAGTGTATCATAAAGACATGGTCAAGGCATCCATCTTCTTTCTATGGAAGATTGTAGCTTCatcacattctgttaacatcCATGACAATGGTTCAATAGGAGATTACATGATCTAGCACCCTGCGTATCCCAATAGGATGAGGGGCCTCCACTGACCCCCTCTACACAGAGGTCTCCGACTGTAGCCTCATCACAAACTTGTGGCTCTTGGGGTCGATAAACTCCTCACCAATATGCAGGAAGGGGAGGGGCTGCACCGTGACGACCAGGGAGAAGTCAAGGCGGCGCAGGGAGAAGACCAGACCGTGACGCAGGGCAGAGGTCACCGGCTCCTCGCTCACTAGAGTCCAATGGCGCCCCCTGCCGTTCTCGCGCTGGTACTGCAAGGTAGGGCCCGGGCTGAGGTAACGCTCTAGGAAAGCCTGAAAAGACAAAAATACAGCCTTTCAAAATCAACCTTAGTGAGGAAGACCTGTGAATGGGTACAGAGTAGATGAGTAGTTAAACACAAGTTACTGTTTGAATTGTAGATCTGATCAAATGCATGCTATTTATCCCAAAAGCTGTTGTAACATTATACCCAGGAAGTGACACAATGTATCCCTTCTCTTTGCAGGTTATACATTATAGACAAGTGAACGTGATACGTTGTTTCTCACCTTGGGAGTCATGTTGTGAGTGATACAGAACTGCAGGTGTGTGAGGATGCTCTCCATGCTGTGGTAGGGCTGCTGGCGCGTGGTCCTCAGGTACTTCTGCATGGCTCTGGCCATGGGGGCGAAGATGGCCTGAGCCGCCTCCCGGGGGTCCATCACCTCACGTGGGTGTTTGGGGGACGATGCTGCGGGGTCATCATCCTGGAGACGCTTGATGTGGGTGAAGGCCTCTTCCACTGCCACTACCAGCCTGGACACCACAACAATCATCATTATGATCACCATCAtcatgctcccgagtggtgcagcggtctaaggcactgtatctcagtgcaagagccatcactgcagtccctggttcgaatccaggctgcatcacacccgcccgtgattgggaatcccatagggcggcgcacaattggcccagtgtcatccgagtttggccggggtaggccgtcattgtaaataataatttgttcttaatggactagttaaataaaggttcaatattttattattattataatttttttttaaatcatgataCAAGAGAGCTTAATGGATAGTGTCATCAGTCATCATGTGTGCCTGAAATACACTATGAAAGGGACTGGTCATTCTCTAGCAACGTTCATAACAAAATTCACTGAACACAAACATTAACAGGGTTTGTCCCTCTGTAAATCACTTAAAAGTATATTATAGAAATGTATCGGAAACAGGATGTTGTCCCCCTTACCTGGCCTTCCGCTTGCGGCACCTGCGGTCCAGCTCGGCCTCCTCGTAGTAATACTCACTGTGAGAGTTGTCTCTCCTGCGGGCTGCAGCAGCAATCATGGCCCGGGACTGACTGTTGGTGTTATTGGTGCTGTTCTCTGTGGATCaagacatatacagtggggcaaaaaagtatttagtcagccaccaattgtgcaagttctcccatttaaaaagatgagaggcctgtaattttcatcataggtacacttcaactatgacagacaaaatcagaaaaacaaatccagaaaatcacattgtaggattttttatgaatttatttgcaaattatggtggaaaataagtatttggtcaataacaaagatttatctcaatactttgttatataaactttgttggcaatgacagaggtcaaacgttttctgtaagtcttcacaaggttttcacacactgttgctggtattttggtccattcctccatgcagatctcctctagagcagtgatgttttggggctgttgctgggcaacatggactttcaactccctccaaagattttctatggggttgagatctggagactggctaggccactccaggaccttgaaatgcttcttacgaagccactccttcgttgcccgggcggtgtgtttaggatcattgtcatgctgaaagacccagccacgtttcatattcaatgcccttgctgatggaaggaggttttcactcaaaatctcacgatacatggcgccattcattctttcctttacacggatcagtcgtcctggtccctttgcagaaaaactgcCCCAaatcatgatgtttccacccccatgcttcacagtaggtatggtgttctttggatgcaactcagcattatttgtcctccaaacacaacgagttgagtttttaccaaattATAACAGAATttaagtccctggcggcgtagtgtgttactgatggtaggctttgttactttggtcccagctctctgcaggtcattcactaggtccccccgtgtggttctgtgatttttgctcacagttcttgtgatcattttgacgccacggggtgagatcttgcgtggagccccagatcgagggagattatcagtggtcttgtatggcttccatttcctaataattgctcccacagttgatttcttcaaaccaagctgcttacctattgcagatgcagtcttcccagcctgatgcaggtctacaatttgtttctggtgtccattgacagctctttggtcttggccatagtggagtttggagtgtgactgtttgaggttacaggcctctcatctttttaagtgggagaacttgcacaattggtggctgactaagtacttttttgccccactgtacatcagtcagtggatggatgaatggagtgAGGTTGGGGTTGGTTAGTTGGTGGATGAATGGAGTGAAGTTGGGGTTGGTTAGTTGGTGGATGAATGGAGTGAGGTTGGGGTCGGTTAGTGGGTAGATGAATGGAGTGAAGTAGGGGTTGGTTAGTTGGTGGATCAAAGGAGTGAGGTTGGGGTTGGTTAGTTGGTGGATGAATGGAGTGAGGTTGGGGTTGGTTAGTTGGTGGATGAATGGAGTGAGGTAAGGTTTGGTTAGTTGGTGGATGAATGGAGTGAGGTAGGGTAGTTGGTTAGTTGGTGGATGAATGGAGTGAGGTAGGGTAGTTGGTTAGTTGGTGGATGAATGGAGTGAAGTAGGGGTTGGTTAGTTGGTGGATCAAAGGAGTGAGGTTGGGGTTGGTTAGTTGGTGGATGAATGGAGTGAGGTTGGGGTTGGTTAGTTGGTGGATGAATGGAGTGAGGTAGGGGTTGGTTAGTTGGTGGATGAATGGAGTGAGGTAAGGTTTGGTTAGTTGGTGGATGAATGGAGTGAGGTAGGGTAGTTGGTTAGTTGGTGGATGAATGGAGTGAGGTAGGGTAGTTGGTTAGTTGGTGGATGAATGGAGTGAGGTAGGGTAGTTGGTTAGTTGGTGGATGAATGGAGTGAAGTAGGGGTTGGTTAGTTGGTGGATCAAAGGAGTGAGGTTGGGGTTGGTTAGTTGGTGGATGAATGGAGTGAGGTTGGGGTTGGTTAGTTGGTGGATGAATGGAGTGAGGTAGGGGTTGGTTAGTTGGTGGATGAATGGAGTGAGGTTGGGGTTGGTTAGTTGGTGGATGAATGGAGTGAGGTAAGGTTTGGTTAGTTGGTGGATGAATGGAGTGAGGTAGGGTAGTTGGTTAGTTGGTGGATGAATGGAGTGAGGTAGGGTAGTTGGTTAGTTGGTGGATGAATGGAGTGAAGTAGGGGTTGGTTAGTTGGTGGATCAAAGGAGTGAGGTTGGGGTTGGTTAGTTGGTGGATGAATGGAGTGAGGTTGGGGTTGGTTAGTTGGTGGATGAATGGAGTGAGGTAGGGGTTGGTTAGTTGGTGGATGAATGGAGTGAGGTAAGGTTTGGTTAGTTGGTGGATGAATGGAGTGAGGTAGGGTAGTTGGTTAGTTGGTGGATGAATGGAGTGAGGTAGGGTAGTTGGTTAGTTGGTGGATGAATGGAGTGAGGTAGGGTAGTTGGTTAGttggtggatgaatggatggatagagggatgaggtAGAGAAAGTAAGTAGTATACAGTGCTATTTACCATCCAGAGAGTAGACTTTGAATCCAGACATCTTCTTGGAGAGGATAGACTTGGGCAGGTTGAGCAGGGcagggttgtagacagggaagtCCCTGTAGTACTGATCCAGAACCCACACTGCTGCCCTCTGGacactggaacacacagacaccatcAGCATCACATTGAGCATGCAGAAACAGCTATAATGTACATAATTGCCCTGTGTAAAACCATGACAGGATGGACCATCATCATTGTGAGATCCATCGTCATCATAATCTTTATCATTGTGTCAGTAATGATCATCCTCATCCTGACACactacagtcacacacagacagcacagaCTGACCTGAGGTGTCCCACGTTGTAGAAGCGGCTAGCCCCGTCTGTGGTGCGCACCACCTTGAGGCAGAAGGCAGGCTGCAGGTGTCTGACCTCCAGTAGCACCAGGGCCAGGTACTGGATGAAGAGCAGCGCGTCCACCAGCGACGCCGCATACTCCACGATGCCTCTATAGTCCCTTTCCCGGGGCTCCAGCACGCGCACGCCGTAGAACAGCCAGTAGGACGCCACGAACAGGAACACCAGCACCATGAGCAGGCAGCGGAAGACGAAGAAGCGGGGCAGGGTGGCGCGCGGAGGGCGCAGGAACAGCGcccaggaggagatgaggagcaCCAGGAGCTTGAAGGCCAGAGAGACGTATAGACCCTCGCAGGGCGTGCCGCAGGGCTCCAGGGCCTCACGCCACAGCAGCTGGGGAAGGACCAGGAAGGCCAGGGGGGTGAACAGGGCGAACAGGCCCAGGCAGCCGCCCAGCACAGGCCCCAGGAAGCGCTTGCATTCCAGAGGAGACGATTCCTCCAGCTCCTTGGAGACGCGTGTCAGGTCCTCGTTGGAAACGCTGTGTTCTGATGTGCCTGTGACCACAGTGGTGGTCTCACCCCAGTTGTCATcctacagagaggaacagagacaggagaTAATGTAAACGTACAGGAGAGATTGGAAAGGGGGCTTTAAAGAGATATGAGAGGATAGAGATGTTGAGATTTGGATGGGTAGGGAAGATGACTGGGGCCCTGAGGTTATTCTGACCACATAACATGATCTGAGTTTTTCCTGCttaggtcacatggtcaggaaaaccTCTGGCCCTATTATGAGATAAGGATTTTGAGATGTagaggggttggagaggaggTTGTGATTCTGACCCGGTCATCTCCGCGGGTGGATTCTGCATCTAGCAGTGGCTCCCCAGGGGCATGGACGGTCACAGACTTGTCTCCACGGCTGCTGCCGTCTCTGCTCTTGGAGCGATGCCTGTCCCTCCGATCCCTGGAGCACAGAAACAGGGCAACCACACAATTATGTCAGCGTGTTAAGCCCATGTCATTGTGTGACCGAAGCCTGGGGGTACATGTGTGATCTGTGCGTGTGGTTGCCCATCAATGTGCCCATTGACTATTTGATCGATGTGTATTACACACATGCCTTTGATCTCAGTGTTTACAGTGTGCGTGCACGCTTGTGTGTTTTTGGGGCATTTGTGACCACCCTTCTGGTACCTGTGCTTGCGGGAGCTGCGGGAGTGGGACGACTTGTAGGAGTAGCCCGAGTACTGTGACTCGTTGTCCATGTCGCGGGTCGGTGGGCAGGGTTTGTGGGCCCCTCCTCCCCCCGTGGCTTGTTCCCTGGCTCCGCCCAGCTGGCTCTTGCGCTCAGAGATGGACTTGGTGGACAGGGCCAGAGGCAGCTTCAGCAGGTCAACCTTACTCCTGAAGGAATCTATTTTGGAGGccggaggacagggagaggtagaAGAGCCCACCAGATAGAGGGAATCAGGGAAACGATGGACTagagaaaggagggaaggagaagaaaAGCTAGACTAGACAGGGGGGGTAAAAAGATATGATGGTTGGGAGTATAGGATGCGGGTGTTGAAGTGGACAGGTCCTGAAATAGAGGAGAAAAGGGGTAGAATTAGTGACAAAAACCAACTCCTATCCCTAAGCTGTGGTGTTTAAAACCAACTCCTATCCCTAAGCTGTGGTGTTTAAAACCAACCAGTTTCTTGGTATTTGACCCCAACTGTCTGTGCAACTCAAGACGACGTTAGCCAATTGAGCTAAAATATGTTAGCTCTAGGGGTAAAGATAAGCCTTCAGATCTCAGGGAAGGTTGGTCCTCACGTGAGCGTAGTTCTACAGGCCATAAGACTGCAGTGAGATGAGGTTCTGGAAAGCCTACAGATCCGATACAATGGCAGCCACATTGGattactgtgttttcacaaaCTTATTtgacctctccctctttccccatcTCACATTCCCTCTTGGTCTCCCTTGGTCCCCTGGGTAACAGGGCCTCTCCGCTGCCATGGTGATGAAAGAGGGTGTTCAGCTGGATGGGATTTGAGGTTGACAGTTTCCATGGGAACCTGACCCTCTCATACCCTGAGGAAAATGCCAAATAAATACAAGTGTTTGTGTGACTGTCTTGTCACATGCTTAATTGATATGGGCACTATGTTAATTGTATGGGCTAACCATGTTAATTGGAGAGCTTGATTTGTCACATGTGGGGCGATTGTAAGTCATAGCCTTGCAAGGCATTCAATTAAACAACTCCACCAAAATACCATTACATTCTCAAGTTCCCTCCTTccataaaaaatgtaaaagtatgtgtgtgtctgcttgcacAAGTTGACATAAACCTCATCTTAGTAGAGTGCCCCACTGTTTATGCTAATAAACACAGCCTTTGTACACACCAATAAAAACATATGAGCCCCAGAGCATGTGCTGAACTTCAGCTACCATCGcatgctgaaaataaacacaatcTATTAAtcagtctctatggaggtgcTGTGTAAAGGATGTGGGGAAAAATGTATGCTTAATGTATAGGCACACTCCTGAAATTCAAGACAAGGTAGGCTACGCTACATAGTGAGGAGCAGCGAGAAGACATGCTCATCCCAGCTTGCTGTTAGTATTCCCGTGGTCTGGACTTGATCCCCCAAGGACAGACCAGGCTGTCTGCTTGATACTGGGGATATGATGAACACCTGATCCATCAAGGTGTGGTCTGTTGGAGAGATGTATAGGCCTAGATAGAGTTTCCTTTCCCTATTCAACCCTGT
This window encodes:
- the LOC139386549 gene encoding high affinity immunoglobulin epsilon receptor subunit gamma-like isoform X2, which gives rise to MFRGSLILVALLLNFSMAEAQVPDGKLCYILDGILVIYGVLLTILYCRLRMHPIYINNGGPPQVTGGYPQKGEGLYAGLTHKGQDTYETIKVQKKAMLV
- the LOC139386549 gene encoding high affinity immunoglobulin epsilon receptor subunit gamma-like isoform X1; amino-acid sequence: MFRGSLILVALLLNFSMAEAQVPDGKLCYILDGILVIYGVLLTILYCRLRMHPIYINNGGPPQVTGGYPQITTQITALVISILQKGEGLYAGLTHKGQDTYETIKVQKKAMLV
- the LOC139386547 gene encoding vang-like protein 2; this translates as MDNESQYSGYSYKSSHSRSSRKHRDRRDRHRSKSRDGSSRGDKSVTVHAPGEPLLDAESTRGDDRDDNWGETTTVVTGTSEHSVSNEDLTRVSKELEESSPLECKRFLGPVLGGCLGLFALFTPLAFLVLPQLLWREALEPCGTPCEGLYVSLAFKLLVLLISSWALFLRPPRATLPRFFVFRCLLMVLVFLFVASYWLFYGVRVLEPRERDYRGIVEYAASLVDALLFIQYLALVLLEVRHLQPAFCLKVVRTTDGASRFYNVGHLSVQRAAVWVLDQYYRDFPVYNPALLNLPKSILSKKMSGFKVYSLDENSTNNTNSQSRAMIAAAARRRDNSHSEYYYEEAELDRRCRKRKARLVVAVEEAFTHIKRLQDDDPAASSPKHPREVMDPREAAQAIFAPMARAMQKYLRTTRQQPYHSMESILTHLQFCITHNMTPKAFLERYLSPGPTLQYQRENGRGRHWTLVSEEPVTSALRHGLVFSLRRLDFSLVVTVQPLPFLHIGEEFIDPKSHKFVMRLQSETSV